In Chlamydiota bacterium, the following proteins share a genomic window:
- the thrC gene encoding threonine synthase: MEYRAWFECIAGCGERYPLDEIVFQCRRCGELLEVRHAMDALRATPGEEWKKLWDRRYRRTEWPYGSSVWGKKELVCPAVRNDRIVSLYEGGSNLFRADRYGAQIGVDELWVKLCGNEHTGSFKDLGMTVLVSMVNQMIADGKKIIGVACASTGDTSAALAAYCAAAGIQAIVFLPRGKVSTAQLIQPLAHGALTLSLDTDFDGCMALIRELCAREKIYLANSMNSLRVEGQKTVGIEIVQQLDWEVPDWIVIPGGNLGNVSALGKGLLEMRELGIISRLPRIACAQAARANPLYRSFLSGFKEFHPVKAESTAATAIQIGNPVSVRKAVRVLSAFDGVVEEATEDELADASARADRTGLYTCPHTGVALAALVKLVRRGVVRRNDRVVVISTAHGLKFSEFKTRYHEGTLPGAPPRQANLPVSLPAEYGAVRDAVLGAVEKARGRETLRGTAGGGRGGTAA; the protein is encoded by the coding sequence ATGGAGTACCGGGCGTGGTTCGAGTGTATCGCGGGGTGCGGCGAGCGGTACCCGCTCGACGAGATCGTGTTCCAGTGCCGGAGATGCGGCGAGCTGCTCGAGGTGCGCCATGCCATGGACGCCCTGCGGGCGACGCCCGGGGAGGAGTGGAAGAAGCTCTGGGACCGGAGGTACCGCCGCACCGAGTGGCCGTACGGGAGCTCGGTCTGGGGCAAGAAGGAGCTCGTCTGCCCCGCGGTGAGGAACGACCGGATCGTCTCGCTCTACGAGGGGGGGAGCAACCTGTTCCGCGCCGACCGGTACGGCGCGCAGATCGGCGTCGACGAGCTGTGGGTGAAGCTCTGCGGCAACGAGCACACCGGCTCGTTCAAGGATCTCGGGATGACCGTTCTGGTCTCGATGGTCAACCAGATGATTGCCGACGGCAAGAAGATCATCGGCGTCGCCTGCGCCTCGACCGGGGACACCTCCGCCGCGCTCGCCGCCTACTGCGCGGCCGCCGGCATCCAGGCGATCGTCTTCCTCCCGCGCGGCAAGGTCTCCACCGCCCAGCTCATCCAGCCGCTCGCGCACGGGGCGCTCACGTTGTCGCTCGACACCGACTTCGACGGCTGCATGGCGCTCATCCGCGAGCTCTGCGCCCGGGAGAAGATCTACCTCGCGAACTCGATGAACTCGCTCAGGGTCGAGGGGCAGAAGACGGTCGGGATCGAGATCGTGCAGCAGCTCGACTGGGAGGTCCCCGACTGGATCGTGATCCCCGGCGGCAACCTGGGCAACGTGAGCGCCCTCGGCAAGGGGCTCCTCGAGATGCGGGAGCTCGGGATCATCTCCCGGCTCCCCCGCATCGCGTGCGCGCAGGCGGCGCGGGCCAACCCGCTCTACCGTTCGTTCCTGTCGGGCTTCAAGGAGTTCCACCCCGTGAAGGCGGAGAGCACCGCCGCCACCGCCATCCAGATCGGCAACCCGGTGAGCGTCCGGAAGGCGGTCCGCGTCCTCTCCGCCTTCGACGGGGTCGTGGAGGAGGCGACGGAGGACGAGCTCGCGGACGCGAGCGCGCGCGCCGACCGCACCGGGCTCTACACCTGCCCCCACACCGGCGTCGCCCTCGCGGCGCTGGTGAAGCTCGTCCGGCGCGGCGTGGTGCGGCGGAACGACCGCGTCGTCGTGATCTCGACCGCCCACGGGCTGAAGTTCTCCGAGTTCAAGACCCGCTACCACGAGGGGACCCTTCCGGGCGCCCCCCCGCGGCAGGCGAACCTCCCGGTCTCGCTGCCGGCGGAGTACGGGGCGGTCAGGGACGCGGTGCTTGGCGCGGTGGAGAAGGCGCGCGGGCGGGAAACGCTCAGAGGAACCGCAGGAGGCGGGAGAGGCGGTACCGCCGCGTGA
- a CDS encoding lytic transglycosylase domain-containing protein: MTGKNLFSLPVLIVLMLAVISAVMLDCVRRREAVYDGVIRAASARHGLDPLLVKAVVRRESNFRADARGSKGERGLMQVMPVVGKEYAAWRRWSALPKKGLLDPELNTEVGCWYLAKAMRRYRAFRDPVPFALAHYNAGGRNVDRWLAATRTPGNARQFIRAISYPSTRRYVRQVTRRYRLSRLLRFL, from the coding sequence ATGACCGGAAAAAATCTCTTTTCCCTTCCCGTGCTAATCGTCTTGATGCTCGCGGTCATCTCCGCGGTGATGCTCGACTGCGTGCGCCGCCGGGAGGCCGTCTACGACGGCGTCATCAGGGCGGCGAGCGCCCGCCACGGCCTCGATCCGCTCCTCGTGAAGGCGGTGGTGCGCCGCGAGAGCAACTTCAGGGCGGACGCGCGCGGCTCCAAGGGGGAACGGGGGCTGATGCAGGTGATGCCCGTGGTCGGCAAGGAGTACGCCGCGTGGCGCAGATGGAGCGCGCTGCCGAAGAAGGGGCTCCTCGACCCGGAGCTGAACACCGAGGTGGGCTGCTGGTACCTCGCGAAGGCGATGCGGCGCTACCGTGCTTTCCGGGACCCGGTGCCGTTCGCCCTCGCCCACTACAACGCCGGGGGGCGGAACGTGGACCGCTGGCTGGCCGCCACGCGCACCCCCGGCAACGCCCGGCAGTTCATCCGGGCGATCAGCTACCCCTCGACGCGGCGCTACGTGCGGCAGGTCACGCGGCGGTACCGCCTCTCCCGCCTCCTGCGGTTCCTCTGA